Genomic segment of Umezawaea sp. Da 62-37:
CTCCCGGAGTGGAACCGACGGCCTCGGCGGTCTCCTCGGCGGACAGGCCGACGACGATCCGCAGCAGCAGGATCTCGCGCTGCTTGTCGGGGAGCACCTTCAGCAGCGACGCCATCTCGCGCGACAGCTCGCCGCGCATGGCGCGCTGCTCGGGACCGGCCTCCTGCTCGGGACCGTCCGGCACGTCCGGGACGGGCTCGGAGCGGTTGCGGGCCGACGCCCGGTGCGAGTCGGCGACCTTGTGCGCGGCGATGCCGTACACGAACGCCAGGAACGGACGCCCCTGGTCGCGGTAGGACGGCATGGCGGTCAGCACGCCGAGGCAGACCTCCTGGGCGACGTCGTCCGCCGAGGCGAACGAGCGCTCCTGACGGCCGATGCGGGCCCGGCAGTAGCGGACCACGAGCGGGCGGATCGAGCCGAGCAGGCGCTCCACGGCGGGCCGGTCGCCGCTGATGGCCAGCGCGACCTCCGCGGCCAGGTCGTCCGGGCGCGCGGACAGCACGGCGATCGAGGGCTCCGCGGCGGGCACGATCTTGACCGTCGCCGCGCGGGCGACCAGTTCGTCGAGCTTGCTGCCGCGGGCGCGCTTGGCGAGGCTCGCCGCGCCGACCTCACCCAGGGAGGAGCCGTCGACGGTGGACTCCCCGTCCACGATCCTGCGGTGCCGCTCGGCGGTCACGTCGATCGACGACGACATCACAGACCTCCTTCACGGCTGAGGTAACGACGGGCCACCGCGCGCGCCCGCGAGATGCGGACCTCCACGGTGTGGGGCTTGAGCCGCATCAACTCTCCGATCTCGGCTGGGCTGTACCCGCCGCGCACGAGCTCCAGCAGCGCGCCGTCGCCGTGCCCGATGTGCTTGAACAGTGAATCCAGCACCGCCTGCGTGACCACGGTGTCCTCGGCCGACGGGTCGCCGTGCAGCTGGTCGACCGTCGACCACGCGTCCATCAGCTCCACGTCCGCCCAGTCCCGCCTGCCCCGC
This window contains:
- a CDS encoding sigma-70 family RNA polymerase sigma factor is translated as MSARPDDLAAEVALAISGDRPAVERLLGSIRPLVVRYCRARIGRQERSFASADDVAQEVCLGVLTAMPSYRDQGRPFLAFVYGIAAHKVADSHRASARNRSEPVPDVPDGPEQEAGPEQRAMRGELSREMASLLKVLPDKQREILLLRIVVGLSAEETAEAVGSTPGAVRVAQHRALTRLRKVLSPEDVLDRG